In Triplophysa rosa linkage group LG2, Trosa_1v2, whole genome shotgun sequence, the genomic window tcaagaagctgcttgataaaatgacacaagAACATTTTTATAGATAAGGGACCTAtgctaatattatataataatatattacgtgctagtattatttatttaataatataagtTACCTTTGCATTATTATTCTCACAAGTTGATTCCATAGTAacttactattattctaaaatgttgaaaaatatatgaataaggAATTaataagtgaccctaaacttccGAACGGTAGtgtttttcaaaaacaagaaagatCTTCTGTTGTGAACACGTGCTGTGGCTTAAACAGTGAAGCAAATACCAGTGTGTGTGTAACAGATACATGTAAACCTACATGTCTACTACTGTCTTTACTAAACGCAAGCTTAGTCAAACTAAACCAGTACATTTGGCAGAGAATCTCAAACATTGAGCTGTGGTTAAAATTAGTTAAAATCTGTCTCATCACCCTCTACTGAATATtacataaataatgaatgaaaaaaaaaaaaaaatctaactaCTAAACATTTAATAACCAAACTAAAGAACTAAAACTGTAGAAGAATATAGAGCTTTGAATCATATCTAAGCTATAGTAGCTATAGTAAGGTTATGACAATATCGTTGGTTGTACGGTGACACAAGCGGCAGATTTTGGACAGATATGATTGGCTACAGTTCCAGGAAAGGATGATGTCACTAGCTGAAACTGTGGGAGGAATGTCCGTGAGTGACGGCTTTGACGGCCTGTTCGGGAAGCAGACTGGGGTCTGCGAGTATTGACGTGGATGTGCAGAGCAGCCGGAGTGAACTTAAGACAgctggagagacagacagagcaTCATCAACATCAGTAAAACGCCACACGCCAAAAACTAGTTTCAACTTCTCCTTAGATCCTAATAGCTACTCTCAGTtgttgcacatactgtatgttcttGATATCTGGCTCAGAAATGTGAAAAtggacagaagagagagagacggaggcCGGTCGTAACTCACCGGGTCTGAGCGCAGGCAGAGAGCAGTGCTGGTCCAGCCAGGACAGAGTGGTGCGACACAGATCTTCAACGCTTGCTGTAGACACCATACCTTTATAAGACTCAAAGAGAGGTTCAATGATGATACTGAACTGAGACGAGCTTCAGTTGAGGAAAACACGAGCTCTGTTGTGTTATGGATGGCTTGACATTTGTTGAAATCTGCTCATAGACACATTGAAGGATACAATCCAGAACTTCCAATCCTGCAGAGTCCGGATCCTCACATACTCTCTGAACTTCTCTCTCATGAGATCAAACCGCTGACGTGTTATCGGGACGCCGGTGGCGGGGAGCTGCTGCTGATACACGCTAGACACAtaagaaaatacagaaataaaacaaacacgtgAGGTTAAAGGAACAGATATGATGAGCGGATACAGCGCCAGACTCACTTGATGGCGGAGTTGAGTGCCAGGATCTCGTCTCGGAGTCTCTGCGCCTCCTCGTGGAGCTGAGCTCTCTCCTGCTGCATCTTACTGATGTACTCCGCTGTCTTCTGTAGCGTGGTGGCCTTACTGATCTAATACGCAAgagaatgaaatgaaacaaGCGCACAACATCTAGGCCAAAAAACACCTGATTGTTCATTTTGCGATTCGTTTTTCAATACAGCTATTGTAATTCAAAGCGGCATTAAGCGTTGCGTTACTGTAGTACCTTTATACTAGGCTGTGAGCTGAGAGTCGTCACCAGGCTGTGTAGCGTGTCGAACCCGAGCTTAATGTTAAACCGTCTCTTCTGCTCGGCGGAAATATGCGTGATGCGCCGAGTGTCCGTCTGCGGCACAACAACACAAACCTTATCAATAAAATGTGTGTCCTGGCGGTATCAACTTGTTCAGGAATGAGTGCGTCTGCGGTGTATTTGTGCGTTTACCCTGGTGGACTCCACGTGGGCGTGTCCGGGTAAGAAGTGCGACTCTGGGGTTTTCTCAGGTGGATTTGTAGGAGACGTCCGTCCtatatttcctgaaaaaataACTGAAGATAGATTTTATTACATCAAAGAATCATAACAAAATCAATGATTTATTATTCAAGCGTTGCGTGATTGTGATGAGCACCTGTTAAACTGCTTCTCTCTGTTGGTGGCATCTGTACAGGGGAGAGTTTCTCCGTTTTGGGGGTGAGAAGTGGCGTTTGTTGAGTGAGGAGGGAGGAAATTGTGCTGCTGTGGGCGTGGCCTGACATGGTCGTCTGACAGTGTAACGATGTCATCGCTGGGGTTCTTGTAGAGGCCCAGGAGGAATTGTGGGAAATGTGTGATGCCACTTGACCGCTGCTGGTCGGctgttgttaaaaaaacaccGATGTAGAGATATACAGTACAGAGTGAATTGTTTTTGAAGTTTTTGGTTTTACATTGTTAATGTGGAAGCAGGAGTCAGAATGATAAAATAGTGAGGACTTTAAATAAGAATTTCATCGtacaaatgacaataaaaatctTCATTATGGAATGTGAAAATAATATTATCATTGCGTAATATTAGGGATGTACCGTAAGGATTTGTTCTGGTCAAAACAATACTGATTTTAACCAAACTATTGGCCAATTCTGACATTTGTCACTGGGTCACGTTtctttcattaaaaagtaaTCAATCTTGAGAttcacataaaatgtaaatgataaaataaattaatatatcaTCAAAATGTCCGTTATCCTTTTTATGCTATAGTTTATTTTATGCATATTGGTATGCCAATAGTTTTCAATTGGTCAAAAATTAGCTGATAAATATCGGTAATtgctaatattaataaaaagttCTTCAGTGTgcataaataagtaaaataataataacatggaATGTAtactgaaaaaaacatttgatcacATTTACACTTACAGGAGAGATGGATGATGCTGACAGACCTGAATGAGCATCGAAACTCAGTGAGGGTTTTCCTAAAGACAGGAGATAAAAGAATCATTCAAATGCTCTCTGGCAATAAATAAACTGCACACGTTTTTGTCAAAGTTGCAGTGAAGTTTATGAAAGTTTAcactataaaaaacaaaacatgcttAAACTATGTATAAATGATCAAGCATTGCATTTACTAATCACTAGATTCTGCAGAGAGAATCCAGCATTAGTGTTAAAAAGGATGAAGGAATGAACAGCATCCACATACGTTCATGAGATCCAGACGACAGCAGATTGGCCAGACAGCTTGTCTGAGTGGGCGGAGCTGTAGACCTTGCAACCGACTGGATTTCTCCCGACTTCTGCTTGTACTTCCCTCTTCCTGTGGCCACGCCCACCTGCTGCGGCACAGAGAAGCAGTGAGAGAGGCCGTGCGAGGACAGAGACGGGCTCACCGCCGTGGGCTGGTACCCCACTGGGGCAAACATTTCCTCCGTGCCGGAGTACCCGTCAGACGGCAGGGCGGTCATAGCGGAGCCAGTGTGGGTGATGACCGTGGACGTGACGGCCGCGCTTGTCCGTGATTGGGTGGATACATGTCTGTGTCTAAGACAAGCTGGTTGGTATTGGTAAGGACTTTCCTGTGTCACAGCACCTGGCATCTCTGTGGTTGGCATGCCGTGACCACCGAAAGACATGTGCGGTCCGTACGGCGTGATGCCAGAGGGGAGGTTCAGAGAGGGATGAAATTCACTGACATATTCTGAGTGACCTGTGAACTTGGGTTCTGGAGTGTCACCACTGGGGTTAAAGGTCATGTTAGGGTTTACGGTCTGGCGGGGGTAGCTGTGTCCAGGTAGACGTACAGATGAGGAGGGTTCGGGTAAAGTTTCAGACGAGAGAGTGggctgaaatgaaaaaaaaaatgtgtggtcttaaagggacagttcacccaaaaatacaaattctgtcatcactcacACACCTTTGAGCTGTTTGAAatctgttcaaatttgtttgttctgatgaacacagagaaagatatttggacgaacgcttgtaaccaaacagttcttggccaccattgactcccatagtaggaaaaattactttgtatttttttgtcccgttgaacacaaaagaagatattttaaagaatgtaggacagttctggtgcacctttgactaccattgtcattttccctgctatgggagtcaatggtggccaagaactgtttggttacaagcattcatccaaatatctttctctgtgttcaaccaaaaaaacatttttatacagatttagaacaactagagagtaattcatgaaatacttttcatttttgggtgaactatccctttaaaccaatTCTAGATCagtttaaaccaaataaaatgctaaaaaaaatctgcaataTGTTTAATTCTGAATCAGTATTAGTTTGATACCCGTGTCAGCACAGGTGATGTGGAAGTGAGCGGACTGGTCCCTTCAGGATTTAAAGCAAATGTTCCACTGGATGAGCTCTCAAAGAAGCCGCAGTCAGAATAACCCGGCAGCTCTGTCGGCTGTGCACGGTAACTCATGAAAATATCTGTAAAAAGGATGCATGGGTTACAAAAATCAACTACATTTTGTTTGGAGGACTGTAGACACAACATGGCGaaatccatgtaaggggacctgcggtgtatgtagatagaaatagctcattctaaggtaataaaaacacaacgcttcattatgtaaggtctttatacacctctgaacagagcgcttttccaccatcgcgccgaactGTTCcaagcacagtctgaaacggttacagttatgtttccatgtgagcctggttcgatacggcacgattacaaactgttctcggctctGAATCTTCATTAGACAACCGTGCCGAAACGTGCTAATGAATGCGCGCAGAGGCGTTagagctcagtctcttgtgttaccaaggcagcacgtgacgcgtttgtgtttacgttCTAAAAATGTCTGTTATCAGCCCTGCAGTGGAAActgaaaccatttacgtaccggctggcatggatcggcacggagtggaacgattaagcaacgagaacgattcggcgcgatggtggaaaagcgctcataGTTATatggcatttctgtcaatagatcctccaaaaaattagaCACTGAAACCTCTGGATTAAACACTTCTGCCTAGCACATTAGCAAAGCACATTCGTTTTTACCACATCACACATGACATTCAACACTATTAGTAAGAAAGCTAGAAAATaggcaacacacacacacacacttaccacTTTGATAGTATTAAACTGCAATAAATATATCAAGTTTGTCCTTAATGCGAATAAAACGTTGGGCTACTGTATATATCTGTGGAGGCATTTCTAACCTCCTGGAGTATGTGTTTATATCTGTGAGCACCCTTGGCACTGCTATAATGAGACACAAGCAGAGagacgggagagagagagagaccaagtGCCTCGTGATTCAAGAACTGCCAGCTGACCACAGCGGTCACTGCCAGGAACATGACGGTCAtacacaggtacacacacacacacacactgctgaaCTCTCATGAACCTCCATTCTTCTCTCCGTGACTCTTATCCTTTAACTGATCCTCGACAGATAAGGAAACGCCCCTCAGAGGACACACCGCCAGGGGTAAACTCAGCCACTGTCCTTCTTTTCACCTCAGAACTGAAGCTCTTTCACATTTACACCCCCCAAGAGCCACATCAAACGAGAACATGTCCATTTTGTGGTGAACCAGAGCGACCACGACTTGCGCAAGTGAACTTTTCAACTTCCATAAAGATCTCCGTCATTTTAGACACAAAGGTCTatcaaaaggaaaaacatcttaacataaatgaaacagtattatttcaaataattttACATTCCAGTGTTTCCAAAAACAGGAGAAATACCTTGTTTTCACTAAATGTAGGaccatttaaagtgatagttcacccaaaaatgaaaattctgtcatcatttacttaccctcttatcatttcaaaccggtatacatttctttgttctgctaaacaaacCAGACAGAACTCGTTGAGTCCCCATTGGCTCCTATAGTATTTCtttcccctactatggcagtaaatgggggatgagatctgtttggttaccgacattcttccaaatatcttcctttgcgttcagcagaacaaagcaatttatacagatttggaacaacctgggggtgagtaaaacGGAGTGAGTGACAGAACTTtcctttttgggtaaactgtccctttaaggccattatagctgtattttttaatcaattactttaatgaatttaaataaGTAACGCTAAATGCATTATAATGCATAGTCATTTTTGAAGCGATCATATGCAAATTTTGAGACTATTGCAAAATATTAATTGTGATTATTAAACACAATAAAGAGCATTAAATACTATGATTATAATTCATTTCTGTATCCAACGcatttatatataaacacaaattgtACTGCTCATTATTGAAACTGAATAAATGCTGTTGTATAActttagataaaaaataaaagattcacatttttcacattttatatcTATTTAAGAGTAAATCAGGACCAGACATCAAAGCCAAAGAAATGAACTTTCAAAATGAGGAAGGCCACTATAAACTCACCCGGTATGTCCATCAGATCATCCAGGTTGGGCTGCAGGGGTGTCAGGCCGGGCTGGATCATATCTGCATTACTAGTGTAGGCTTAGATGACAGGACACATATCATTACAATGTGAAACACAGCTGTGTTGCtagatgtgtgtgtatatgcgaTTTAGTCATTTAACGTTCCTTGTTTTTGGGTGTGGCGTCCTTCCTGCACACCTTTTAAAATATCACATGACTAGTATATTCTCAATTTCTAAAGTCCCTGATTCATTCAAATCTCCAGCACATTTGAAGGGGGACACGTAAAGGCAGTTTTCTTTTCAGAATGAAATATTTCTGAGCAGTACTGACTGTTTTGGCGGTCTCCACTCCACGAGGTGGGCTTCTGGGTCATCGTGAACAGTGTGTCTGAGATGTCCGACAGAAAGCAGTCCAAGTCAAACATGTGCACCTCTTCTGATGTTGCCTCAGGCTCTGGATAAATCTGATTGGTCCACTTTTCCAACCCCGCCCTACAGATAGGCCCCTATTAAAGACAATAAACACGGTAAAAAAAAGTGCTCAAAcaatgatttaaagggatacttcacccaaaaatggaaatttgatcatcatttacgcacccttaaattgttccaaaccggtatacatttctttgttttgctgaacacacaggaagaaatttggaagaatgtcagaacTCACAGTAGGGAAAATCAatcctatgggagtcaatgaggggtgagatttgacaatcttccagatatcttcctgtgtgttcagcagaacaaagaaatgtatacaggtttggaacaatctaagggtgagtaaatgatgacatcattttcattttttgggtgaagtatccctttaatatcctaTGAAAATGAATTAAGAGACCGCTGTAGACGATGTCAGCCGAAAGGCAAGTCATATCAGAAGAGGAGCAAGTTATTAGATATTgatcaaatattttaaacattttaatttcatgttgGCTTAAAGTTGAACAACAATTAAGTCACACAAACACGAATGAAGACAGATCCGATGATAACCTACTCACAGATTTATGAGAAAAATCCGATCTAGACTCGAAAAGCTCCAATGTCGCTGAATTCTCAAGTCTAGGACTAAGACTTGACGCGGGCCACATCTTTATAGGGATACCCAGAATCACACACCAGTAATGATTACGTCTTTCCTGAACACTACCTACGTTCaatttgtctttcttttttcttacacaCAAAGGGTGTCAAATTATAGCATTGACTGGGTGATGTGTTTGTGACCAGAAATGAGGCTCGTGTGTGTATGTAGGCCTCTGTGCTTGCGTGCAAAGTCTTAATGACAGCAGTTTAACGGAAATGTGTAAAAAGGCAGAAACCCCCTGCCCGACCCATTATGTTTTCACTTTCAAGCTTCACGGTATCAGTGAGGCGGGCGACTTTTTTTGTTCCTGACCCAGTTCCTCACGTGTGGAGTCAGAGAGCAAAACTCATCGCCTCCTGTTGGCACACAGACACACTGCAGCTCAATACTGAACCCTACGGGACCATCAGAACAATCTAACAAACTAACTAAACATACGCAAATCAAAATCTTTTGATG contains:
- the LOC130566459 gene encoding carbohydrate-responsive element-binding protein-like isoform X2, with amino-acid sequence MAKAEYSENPEPNQIGPDSESDSDPDDHLPSVDAGVGFGSLRRTQVIHSGHFMVSSPHSDSIRRRSVALYRDNRYNIDSFNKPGCQTYRFGPLSSRCLSIDPTLTRLFECMTLAYSGKIVSPKWKSFKGLRLLWRDKIRLNNGIWRAWFIQYVEKRKNPVCGFVTPLEGSEADAHRKPEAIVLEGSYWKRRIEVVIKEYHKWRIYYKKRLQKNKDLLSMLQKGPICRAGLEKWTNQIYPEPEATSEEVHMFDLDCFLSDISDTLFTMTQKPTSWSGDRQNTYTSNADMIQPGLTPLQPNLDDLMDIPDIFMSYRAQPTELPGYSDCGFFESSSSGTFALNPEGTSPLTSTSPVLTRPTLSSETLPEPSSSVRLPGHSYPRQTVNPNMTFNPSGDTPEPKFTGHSEYVSEFHPSLNLPSGITPYGPHMSFGGHGMPTTEMPGAVTQESPYQYQPACLRHRHVSTQSRTSAAVTSTVITHTGSAMTALPSDGYSGTEEMFAPVGYQPTAVSPSLSSHGLSHCFSVPQQVGVATGRGKYKQKSGEIQSVARSTAPPTQTSCLANLLSSGSHERKPSLSFDAHSGLSASSISPPTSSGQVASHISHNSSWASTRTPAMTSLHCQTTMSGHAHSSTISSLLTQQTPLLTPKTEKLSPVQMPPTERSSLTGNIGRTSPTNPPEKTPESHFLPGHAHVESTRTDTRRITHISAEQKRRFNIKLGFDTLHSLVTTLSSQPSIKISKATTLQKTAEYISKMQQERAQLHEEAQRLRDEILALNSAINVYQQQLPATGVPITRQRFDLMREKFREYVRIRTLQDWKFWIFSIIIEPLFESYKGMVSTASVEDLCRTTLSWLDQHCSLPALRPAVLSSLRLLCTSTSILADPSLLPEQAVKAVTHGHSSHSFS
- the LOC130566459 gene encoding carbohydrate-responsive element-binding protein-like isoform X1 — encoded protein: MAKAEYSENPEPNQIGPDSESDSDPDDHLPSVDAGVGFGSLRRTQVIHSGHFMVSSPHSDSIRRRSVALYRDNRYNIDSFNKPGCQTYRFGPLSSRCLSIDPTLTRLFECMTLAYSGKIVSPKWKSFKGLRLLWRDKIRLNNGIWRAWFIQYVEKRKNPVCGFVTPLEGSEADAHRKPEAIVLEGSYWKRRIEVVIKEYHKWRIYYKKRLQKNKDLLSMLQKGPICRAGLEKWTNQIYPEPEATSEEVHMFDLDCFLSDISDTLFTMTQKPTSWSGDRQNTYTSNADMIQPGLTPLQPNLDDLMDIPDIFMSYRAQPTELPGYSDCGFFESSSSGTFALNPEGTSPLTSTSPVLTRPTLSSETLPEPSSSVRLPGHSYPRQTVNPNMTFNPSGDTPEPKFTGHSEYVSEFHPSLNLPSGITPYGPHMSFGGHGMPTTEMPGAVTQESPYQYQPACLRHRHVSTQSRTSAAVTSTVITHTGSAMTALPSDGYSGTEEMFAPVGYQPTAVSPSLSSHGLSHCFSVPQQVGVATGRGKYKQKSGEIQSVARSTAPPTQTSCLANLLSSGSHERKPSLSFDAHSGLSASSISPPTSSGQVASHISHNSSWASTRTPAMTSLHCQTTMSGHAHSSTISSLLTQQTPLLTPKTEKLSPVQMPPTERSSLTVIFSGNIGRTSPTNPPEKTPESHFLPGHAHVESTRTDTRRITHISAEQKRRFNIKLGFDTLHSLVTTLSSQPSIKISKATTLQKTAEYISKMQQERAQLHEEAQRLRDEILALNSAINVYQQQLPATGVPITRQRFDLMREKFREYVRIRTLQDWKFWIFSIIIEPLFESYKGMVSTASVEDLCRTTLSWLDQHCSLPALRPAVLSSLRLLCTSTSILADPSLLPEQAVKAVTHGHSSHSFS